In one Streptomyces sp. NBC_01288 genomic region, the following are encoded:
- a CDS encoding NUDIX hydrolase, with the protein MTRASNTQGVVLSKDGLPGWLDPVVHAVETVEPLQLSRFLPPKDGAGRQSAVLILFGEGDQGPELLLMERSSSLRSHAGQPSFPGGALDPEDGDPTGDGPLRAALREAEEETGLDPAGVQLFGVLPKLYIPVSGFVVTPVLGWWREPTPVGVVDPNETARVFTVPVADLTDPANRVTVTHPSGFLGPAFLVESTLVWGFTAGVIDRLLHYSGWERPWDPEKQVPLDWRS; encoded by the coding sequence ATGACACGCGCGAGCAATACCCAGGGTGTGGTGCTCAGCAAGGACGGGCTGCCGGGCTGGCTGGATCCGGTGGTGCACGCCGTGGAGACGGTCGAGCCGCTCCAGTTGAGCCGGTTCCTGCCGCCGAAGGACGGGGCAGGGCGGCAGTCGGCGGTGCTGATCCTCTTCGGGGAGGGCGATCAGGGGCCCGAGCTGCTGCTCATGGAGCGGTCCAGTTCGCTCCGTTCGCATGCGGGGCAGCCGTCCTTCCCCGGTGGTGCCCTCGACCCCGAGGACGGTGATCCGACGGGTGACGGGCCTTTGCGGGCCGCTCTCCGCGAGGCCGAGGAGGAGACCGGGCTCGACCCGGCCGGAGTGCAGCTCTTCGGGGTGCTGCCCAAGCTGTACATCCCGGTGAGCGGCTTCGTGGTGACGCCGGTGCTGGGCTGGTGGCGGGAGCCGACACCGGTGGGCGTGGTCGATCCGAACGAGACGGCACGCGTGTTCACGGTCCCCGTGGCGGATCTCACGGATCCGGCCAACAGAGTCACCGTCACGCACCCCAGCGGCTTCCTGGGTCCGGCATTTCTGGTCGAATCGACCCTCGTCTGGGGCTTCACGGCCGGAGTCATCGACCGCCTGCTGCACTACTCCGGTTGGGAGCGGCCCTGGGACCCCGAGAAGCAGGTCCCGCTCGACTGGCGGTCATGA
- the acs gene encoding acetate--CoA ligase, whose protein sequence is MARDTTDTLGKADAVSNESLANLLREERRFAPPADLAANANVTAEAYEQAKADRLGFWAAQARRLSWAKEPSETLDWSNPPFAKWFKDGTLNVAYNCVDRHVEAGNGDRVAIHFEGEPGDSRAITYAELKDEVSKAANALLELGVRKGDRVAVYMPMIPETAVAMLACARIGAAHSVVFGGFSADALATRIQDADAKVVITTDGGWRRGKPSALKPAVDDAVDRADSGVEHVLVVRRTGQDVAWNDERDVWWHEIVERQSAEHTPEAFEAEQPLFILYTSGTTGKPKGILHTSGGYLTQAAYTHHAVFDLKPETDVYWCTADVGWVTGHSYIVYGPLANGATQVMYEGTPDTPHQGRFWEIVQKYGVTILYTAPTAIRTFMKWGDDIPAKFDLGSLRILGSVGEPINPEAWIWYRKHIGADRTPIVDTWWQTETGAMMISPLPGVTATKPGSAQTPLPGISATVVDDEANEVPNGGGGYLVLTEPWPSMLRTIWGDDQRFLDTYWSRFPGRYFAGDGAKKDDDGDIWLLGRVDDVMLVSGHNISTTEVESALVSHPAVAEAAVVGAADETTGQAIVAFVILRGTANAEDENLVADLRNHVGAVLGPIAKPKRVLPVAELPKTRSGKIMRRLLRDVAENRQLGDVTTLTDSTVMTLIQDKLPAAPSED, encoded by the coding sequence CTGGCCCGGGACACAACGGACACCCTGGGAAAGGCAGATGCCGTGAGCAATGAAAGCCTGGCCAACCTGTTGCGCGAGGAGCGCAGGTTCGCACCCCCCGCCGACCTGGCGGCGAACGCCAATGTCACGGCGGAGGCGTATGAGCAGGCCAAGGCTGACCGGCTCGGCTTCTGGGCCGCGCAGGCCCGCCGCCTGAGCTGGGCGAAGGAGCCGAGCGAGACGCTGGACTGGTCGAACCCGCCGTTCGCCAAGTGGTTCAAGGACGGCACGCTCAACGTGGCGTACAACTGCGTGGACCGGCATGTCGAGGCGGGCAACGGCGATCGCGTCGCCATCCACTTCGAGGGCGAGCCCGGCGACAGCCGCGCAATCACGTACGCCGAGCTGAAGGACGAGGTCTCCAAGGCCGCGAACGCCCTGCTGGAGCTCGGAGTTCGGAAGGGCGACCGGGTCGCCGTCTACATGCCGATGATCCCGGAGACCGCGGTCGCGATGCTGGCCTGCGCGCGCATCGGCGCCGCGCACTCGGTGGTGTTCGGCGGTTTCTCGGCGGACGCGCTCGCGACCCGCATCCAGGACGCGGACGCCAAGGTCGTCATCACCACGGACGGCGGCTGGCGGCGCGGTAAGCCCTCCGCCCTCAAGCCGGCCGTGGACGACGCGGTCGACCGCGCGGACAGCGGCGTCGAGCACGTGCTCGTGGTCCGCCGTACGGGCCAGGACGTCGCGTGGAACGACGAGCGGGACGTGTGGTGGCACGAGATCGTCGAGCGGCAGTCGGCGGAGCACACGCCCGAGGCGTTCGAGGCCGAGCAGCCGCTGTTCATCCTCTACACCTCCGGTACTACGGGTAAGCCCAAGGGCATCCTCCACACCTCCGGCGGCTACCTCACCCAGGCCGCGTACACCCACCACGCCGTCTTCGACCTCAAGCCGGAGACCGACGTCTACTGGTGCACGGCCGACGTCGGCTGGGTCACCGGGCACTCGTACATCGTCTACGGCCCGCTGGCGAACGGCGCGACCCAGGTCATGTACGAGGGCACCCCGGACACCCCGCACCAGGGCCGCTTCTGGGAGATCGTCCAGAAGTACGGGGTGACGATCCTGTACACCGCGCCGACCGCGATCCGCACGTTCATGAAGTGGGGCGACGACATCCCCGCGAAGTTCGACCTCGGCAGCCTGCGCATCCTGGGGTCCGTCGGCGAGCCGATCAACCCCGAGGCGTGGATCTGGTACCGCAAGCACATCGGCGCCGACAGGACGCCGATCGTGGACACCTGGTGGCAGACCGAGACCGGCGCGATGATGATCTCGCCGCTGCCGGGCGTGACCGCGACCAAGCCCGGTTCCGCGCAGACCCCGCTGCCCGGCATCTCCGCGACGGTCGTCGACGACGAGGCGAACGAGGTCCCGAACGGCGGCGGCGGTTACCTGGTCCTGACCGAGCCGTGGCCGTCGATGCTGCGCACGATCTGGGGCGACGACCAGCGGTTCCTCGACACGTACTGGTCGCGGTTCCCGGGCCGGTACTTCGCCGGTGACGGCGCGAAGAAGGACGACGACGGCGACATCTGGCTGCTCGGCCGGGTGGACGACGTGATGCTCGTGTCCGGGCACAACATCTCCACCACCGAGGTCGAGTCGGCACTCGTCTCCCACCCCGCGGTCGCCGAGGCGGCCGTAGTGGGTGCGGCCGACGAGACGACCGGCCAGGCGATCGTCGCCTTCGTGATCCTGCGCGGCACGGCGAACGCCGAGGACGAGAACCTCGTCGCGGACCTGCGCAACCACGTCGGCGCCGTCCTCGGCCCGATCGCCAAGCCCAAGCGGGTCCTGCCGGTGGCCGAGCTGCCGAAGACCCGCTCCGGCAAGATCATGCGCCGCCTGCTGCGGGACGTGGCGGAGAACCGGCAGCTGGGAGACGTCACCACCCTGACCGACTCCACAGTCATGACCCTGATCCAGGACAAGCTCCCGGCCGCGCCGAGCGAGGACTGA
- the nth gene encoding endonuclease III, whose product MVVPRDSAVGEQGPDGGKGGGRKVTKGAKVVVGVKSESHTALVRRARRINRELAEIYPYAHPELDFENPFQLVVATVLSAQTTDLRVNQTTPALFAKYPTPEDLAVADPEAVEEILRPTGFFRAKTKSVIGLSKALVADFGGEVPGRLEDLVKLPGVGRKTAFVVLGNAFGRPGITVDTHFQRLVRRWKWTEATEPDKIEAAVGALFPKSDWTMLSHHVIFHGRRICHARKPACGACPIAPLCPAYGEGETDPEKAKKLLKYEKGGYPGQRLNPPQSYLDAGGKPAPPLGSA is encoded by the coding sequence ATGGTTGTACCTCGTGATTCCGCTGTGGGCGAACAGGGCCCTGACGGCGGCAAGGGTGGCGGCAGGAAAGTGACAAAGGGGGCAAAAGTGGTGGTCGGCGTGAAGAGTGAATCGCACACCGCCCTCGTCCGCCGTGCCCGCCGGATCAATCGAGAACTGGCCGAGATCTATCCGTACGCCCACCCGGAGCTCGACTTCGAGAACCCCTTCCAGCTCGTGGTCGCCACGGTCCTGTCGGCGCAGACCACCGACCTGAGGGTCAATCAGACGACCCCGGCGCTGTTCGCCAAGTACCCGACCCCCGAGGACCTGGCCGTCGCCGACCCGGAGGCGGTCGAGGAGATCCTCCGCCCGACCGGGTTCTTCCGGGCCAAGACCAAGTCGGTGATAGGGCTCTCCAAGGCCCTGGTCGCCGACTTCGGCGGCGAGGTGCCCGGCCGGCTCGAAGATCTCGTCAAGCTGCCCGGTGTGGGCCGCAAGACCGCCTTCGTGGTGCTCGGCAACGCCTTCGGGCGGCCCGGAATCACCGTGGACACGCACTTCCAGCGGCTCGTACGGCGCTGGAAATGGACCGAGGCGACCGAGCCCGACAAGATCGAGGCCGCCGTGGGAGCGCTCTTCCCGAAGAGCGACTGGACGATGCTCTCGCACCACGTGATCTTCCACGGCCGCCGGATCTGCCACGCCCGCAAGCCCGCGTGCGGCGCCTGCCCGATCGCCCCGCTCTGCCCGGCGTACGGCGAGGGCGAGACCGACCCGGAGAAGGCGAAGAAGCTGCTCAAGTACGAGAAGGGCGGCTATCCCGGCCAGCGCCTCAACCCGCCGCAGTCCTATCTGGACGCGGGCGGGAAACCGGCGCCGCCACTGGGATCGGCGTGA
- a CDS encoding outer membrane protein assembly factor BamB family protein, with protein sequence MYEDKASDSAWKHSWWRRSARRLWRTPDEKGDLGGKPLGLWLTDDTVVIARVDGVQAFRATTGDPLWTWRPPGDQVVGLVSADAEDGVGVVMHYEDGRRDTKRVGLTSLAIGTGEVVRRRKQDAAQLGHIPSKVALGGGLLATAGESWKDWEARPVMRALDVDTGEVRWKYELTDPRVESASVISARPFVASLRTRGVRGGHSLLVLGDGGTEAVTLALPEGYERFGEQVAVAGDVLVVGLVPKDRAELDRGNRLGAYSVSSGEFLWEWHGKETYQDGVFAHRGRLLVVHEYGGRLSVLDPADGSVVTRRRLPGTAFDSLVAASGDLVAVGCEAGDYSHGLRVFRWR encoded by the coding sequence ATGTACGAGGACAAGGCGTCGGATTCGGCCTGGAAACACTCCTGGTGGCGAAGATCGGCGCGCCGGCTGTGGAGAACGCCCGACGAGAAGGGCGACCTCGGCGGAAAACCGCTGGGCCTGTGGCTGACGGACGACACCGTCGTCATCGCCCGCGTCGACGGCGTACAGGCGTTCCGGGCCACCACCGGCGATCCGCTGTGGACCTGGCGGCCGCCCGGCGACCAGGTCGTCGGGCTGGTGTCCGCCGACGCCGAGGACGGCGTGGGGGTGGTCATGCACTACGAAGACGGGCGCCGGGACACGAAACGCGTCGGCCTCACCTCGCTGGCGATCGGCACCGGCGAGGTCGTACGACGCCGGAAACAGGACGCGGCCCAGCTGGGGCACATACCGTCCAAGGTCGCCCTCGGCGGGGGACTTCTCGCGACGGCCGGGGAGTCCTGGAAGGACTGGGAGGCGCGGCCGGTGATGCGCGCCCTCGACGTGGACACGGGGGAGGTCCGTTGGAAATACGAACTCACCGACCCGCGCGTGGAGAGCGCGTCCGTGATCAGCGCCCGCCCCTTCGTGGCATCCCTGAGGACACGCGGCGTGCGCGGCGGGCACAGCCTCCTGGTTCTGGGCGACGGCGGGACGGAGGCCGTGACGCTGGCCCTCCCGGAGGGGTACGAGAGGTTCGGCGAGCAGGTCGCGGTGGCCGGTGACGTCCTGGTGGTCGGCCTGGTCCCCAAGGACAGGGCCGAGCTCGACCGGGGCAACCGGCTCGGGGCGTACTCCGTCTCCTCCGGCGAGTTCCTGTGGGAGTGGCACGGCAAGGAGACGTACCAGGACGGCGTCTTCGCCCACCGGGGCCGACTGCTGGTCGTGCACGAGTACGGCGGCCGCCTCAGCGTGCTCGACCCCGCCGACGGCAGCGTGGTGACCCGGCGCAGGCTGCCCGGCACCGCGTTCGACTCGCTCGTCGCCGCGTCCGGCGACCTGGTCGCGGTGGGCTGCGAGGCCGGCGACTACAGCCACGGACTACGGGTCTTCCGCTGGCGATGA
- a CDS encoding Crp/Fnr family transcriptional regulator encodes MDDVLRRAPLFAALDDDQAAELRASMSEVTLARGDSLFHEGDPGDRLYVVTEGKVKLHRTSPDGRENMLAVLGPGELIGELSLFDPGPRTATASALTEVKLLGLGHGDLQPWLSARPEVASALLRAVARRLRKTNDAMSDLVFSDVPGRVARALLDLSRRFGVQSEEGIHVVHDLTQEELAQLVGASRETVNKALADFAGRGWLRLEARAVILLDVERLAKRSR; translated from the coding sequence GTGGACGACGTTCTGCGGCGCGCCCCGCTCTTCGCGGCGCTCGATGACGATCAGGCCGCGGAGCTGCGCGCCTCCATGAGTGAGGTGACCCTCGCGCGCGGGGACTCCCTCTTTCACGAGGGCGACCCCGGCGACCGGCTCTACGTGGTCACCGAGGGCAAGGTGAAGCTGCACCGCACCTCCCCGGACGGCCGCGAGAACATGCTGGCCGTCCTCGGCCCCGGTGAGCTGATCGGCGAGCTGTCGCTGTTCGACCCGGGCCCGCGTACGGCGACCGCCAGCGCGCTGACCGAGGTCAAGCTGCTCGGCCTCGGCCACGGCGACCTCCAGCCCTGGCTGAGCGCCCGCCCCGAGGTGGCCTCCGCGCTGCTGCGCGCGGTCGCCCGTCGGCTGCGCAAGACCAACGACGCGATGTCCGACCTGGTCTTCTCGGACGTCCCCGGCCGCGTGGCCCGCGCCCTGCTGGATCTCTCCCGCCGCTTCGGCGTGCAGTCCGAGGAGGGCATCCACGTGGTGCACGACCTCACGCAGGAGGAGCTGGCCCAGCTGGTCGGCGCGTCCCGCGAGACGGTCAACAAGGCCCTCGCCGACTTCGCGGGCCGCGGCTGGCTGCGTCTGGAGGCCCGCGCGGTGATCCTGCTGGACGTGGAGCGGCTGGCGAAGCGCTCGCGTTAG
- a CDS encoding nucleotidyltransferase domain-containing protein, which yields MAGTVPHRGLDAQGYIEREGSLGRVPHAFRPVVAAARDRLIDLYGGRLNSAYLYGSIPRGTARVGRSDLDLLVVTRREPTEEDRAGARNLGEALDKEFPEIDGVGTLLYGRARLLSEPERYDLGWFVACLCTPLLGEDLAEDLPRYRPDARLARETNGDLGLLLPRWRERIATAEDTDAARRPLVRFMSRHLVRTGFTLVMPRWNGWTSDLREMAEAFAAYYPERAEALHEAAESGYDPPGDAGLLRSYVDDLGQWLAEEYARVHGVKASRPTD from the coding sequence ATGGCCGGAACCGTTCCCCACCGAGGGCTCGACGCCCAGGGATACATCGAGCGCGAGGGCTCCTTGGGGCGTGTCCCGCACGCCTTCCGGCCGGTCGTCGCCGCCGCGCGCGACCGGCTGATCGACCTCTACGGGGGACGCCTCAACAGCGCGTACCTCTACGGGTCGATCCCGCGCGGCACCGCGCGCGTGGGGCGCAGCGATCTGGACCTGCTCGTGGTGACCCGGCGGGAGCCGACCGAGGAGGACCGCGCCGGGGCCCGGAACCTCGGCGAGGCGCTCGACAAGGAGTTCCCGGAGATCGACGGCGTCGGCACGCTGCTGTACGGCCGGGCACGGCTGCTGAGCGAGCCGGAGAGGTACGACCTGGGGTGGTTCGTGGCGTGCCTGTGCACCCCGCTGCTCGGCGAGGACCTGGCCGAGGACCTGCCCCGCTACCGCCCCGACGCGCGGCTGGCACGGGAGACGAACGGCGACCTGGGGCTACTGCTCCCCCGCTGGCGCGAACGCATCGCCACGGCCGAGGACACGGACGCGGCCCGCCGCCCCCTGGTCCGCTTCATGTCCCGCCACCTGGTCCGCACCGGCTTCACGCTCGTGATGCCCCGCTGGAACGGCTGGACCAGCGACCTACGGGAGATGGCAGAGGCGTTCGCCGCGTACTACCCGGAGCGGGCGGAGGCCCTGCACGAGGCAGCGGAGTCCGGATACGACCCGCCGGGCGACGCGGGCCTCCTGCGGTCGTACGTCGACGATCTGGGCCAGTGGCTGGCCGAGGAGTACGCGCGCGTGCACGGCGTGAAGGCGTCACGCCCCACTGACTAG
- a CDS encoding MarP family serine protease produces MNVLDILLLVAAVWFAIVGYRQGFVVGILSVIGFLGGGLVAVYTLPVIWDALTDKSEVSTTAAVVAVIIVIVCASVGQALTTHLGNKLRRYITWSPARALDATGGALVNVLAMLLVAWLIGSALAGTTLPTLGKEVRSSKVLLGVSRALPAQADTWFADFSSVLAQNGFPQVFSPFANEPINDVQPPDPALASSAVATRAQQSIVKVMGTAQSCGKVLEGSGFVFGDRRVMTNAHVVGGVDEPTVQIGGQGRKYDAKVVLYDWHRDIAVLDVPDLKARSLQFATKDATSGNSAIVAGFPENGSYDVRAARVRGRITANGPDIYHRGTVRRDVYSLYATVRQGNSGGPLLTPEGKVYGVVFAKSLDDPDTGYALTADEIQPDIVKGRSANEQVDSDSCAL; encoded by the coding sequence GTGAATGTGCTGGACATCCTGCTGCTGGTCGCCGCCGTGTGGTTCGCGATCGTGGGCTATCGCCAGGGGTTCGTCGTCGGCATCCTGTCGGTGATCGGGTTCCTGGGCGGCGGTCTCGTCGCCGTCTACACGCTGCCCGTGATCTGGGACGCGCTGACCGACAAGTCGGAGGTCAGCACCACCGCGGCCGTCGTCGCGGTCATCATCGTCATCGTCTGCGCCTCCGTAGGCCAGGCCCTGACCACCCACCTCGGCAACAAGCTGCGCCGGTACATCACCTGGTCCCCGGCCCGCGCCCTGGACGCGACCGGCGGCGCCCTCGTCAACGTCCTCGCGATGCTCCTGGTCGCCTGGCTGATCGGCTCCGCGCTGGCCGGCACCACCCTGCCGACGCTCGGCAAGGAGGTCCGCAGCTCCAAGGTGCTGCTGGGGGTCTCCCGGGCGCTGCCCGCGCAGGCCGACACCTGGTTCGCGGACTTCTCCTCGGTCCTCGCGCAGAACGGTTTCCCGCAGGTCTTCAGCCCGTTCGCGAACGAGCCGATCAACGACGTCCAGCCGCCGGACCCGGCTCTCGCCTCCAGCGCGGTCGCCACCCGCGCCCAGCAGTCCATCGTCAAGGTCATGGGCACTGCCCAGAGCTGCGGCAAGGTCCTGGAGGGCAGCGGCTTCGTCTTCGGCGACCGCCGCGTCATGACCAACGCGCACGTCGTCGGCGGCGTCGACGAACCCACCGTCCAGATAGGCGGCCAGGGCCGCAAGTACGACGCCAAGGTCGTCCTCTACGACTGGCACCGCGACATCGCCGTACTCGACGTACCGGACCTGAAGGCGCGCTCCCTGCAGTTCGCGACCAAGGACGCCACCAGCGGCAACAGCGCGATCGTCGCGGGCTTCCCGGAGAACGGGTCCTACGACGTCCGTGCCGCACGCGTGCGTGGCCGCATCACGGCCAACGGCCCGGACATCTACCATCGCGGCACGGTTCGCCGCGATGTGTACTCGCTCTACGCGACCGTCCGCCAGGGCAACTCCGGCGGCCCGCTGCTCACACCCGAGGGCAAGGTGTACGGCGTCGTCTTCGCGAAGTCCCTCGACGACCCCGACACCGGGTACGCGCTCACCGCGGACGAGATCCAGCCGGACATCGTCAAGGGGCGCAGTGCCAACGAGCAGGTGGACAGCGACAGTTGCGCGCTGTGA
- a CDS encoding phage holin family protein codes for MSAPDGSPVGAERSIGQLFASATTEMSALVHDEIALAKAQLKQDVKRGVAGGGAFTVAAVVLLFSLPMLNFALAYGIRTWSGWNMALCFLLSFAANVLVAVVLGLVGVLFFKKAAKSKGPQKVAASVKETAGVLGNAKPHPRAAIEDRVPEAIEAVARSSS; via the coding sequence ATGAGCGCACCCGACGGCAGCCCGGTCGGCGCCGAACGCAGCATCGGCCAGTTGTTCGCCTCGGCGACGACCGAGATGTCCGCGCTGGTGCACGACGAGATCGCGCTGGCGAAGGCGCAGCTCAAGCAGGACGTCAAGCGCGGTGTAGCGGGCGGCGGCGCGTTCACGGTCGCCGCGGTGGTCCTGCTGTTCTCCCTGCCGATGCTCAACTTCGCGCTGGCGTACGGCATTCGGACCTGGAGCGGCTGGAACATGGCCCTCTGCTTCCTGCTCTCCTTCGCCGCGAACGTGCTCGTCGCGGTCGTCCTCGGGCTGGTGGGCGTGCTCTTCTTTAAGAAGGCGGCGAAGAGCAAGGGCCCGCAGAAGGTGGCCGCTTCGGTGAAGGAGACCGCGGGCGTCCTGGGCAACGCCAAGCCGCATCCCCGCGCGGCGATCGAGGACCGTGTCCCCGAAGCCATCGAGGCTGTGGCACGCTCGTCCTCATGA
- the nhaA gene encoding Na+/H+ antiporter NhaA codes for MTAPRPTAARKVLGRLSLPERNFVADALRTETVGGVLLLIAAVTALIWANVPALHNSYESVSHYHFGPGALGLHLSVAHWAADGLLAVFFFVAGIELKRELVAGDLRDPRAAALPVVAALCGMAVPALVYTLTSLTGGGSLQGWAVPTATDIAFALAVLAVIGTSLPSALRAFLLTLAVVDDLFAILIIAVFFTADIDFVALAGAAVGLAVFWLLLRRGVRGWYVYVPLALVIWALMYNSGVHATIAGVAMGLMLRCTTREDEKHSPGEHVEHLVRPLSAGLAVPLFALFSAGVAISGGALGDVFTKPETLGVVLGLVVGKAVGIFGGTWLTARFTRASLSDDLAWPDVFAVASLAGIGFTVSLLIGELAFDGDQMLTDEVKAAVLVGSVVAALGATVLLKLRNARYRRMYEDEERDEDLDGIPDIYEQDEPSYHLRMAEIHERKAAEHRRLAEVKAAERRGLAEVAGGAGEDNDGPA; via the coding sequence GTGACCGCGCCCCGCCCCACCGCCGCCCGCAAAGTGCTCGGACGGCTGTCCCTGCCCGAGCGGAACTTCGTCGCGGACGCGCTGCGCACCGAGACCGTCGGCGGTGTCCTCCTCCTGATCGCCGCGGTCACCGCGCTGATCTGGGCCAACGTTCCCGCCCTGCACAACAGCTACGAGAGCGTCAGCCACTACCACTTCGGCCCCGGCGCCCTCGGCCTGCACCTCTCGGTCGCCCACTGGGCCGCCGACGGCCTCCTCGCCGTCTTCTTCTTCGTCGCCGGCATCGAGCTCAAGCGCGAACTCGTCGCCGGCGACCTGCGCGACCCCAGGGCCGCCGCCCTGCCCGTCGTGGCGGCCCTGTGCGGGATGGCCGTACCGGCACTCGTGTACACCCTCACGAGCCTCACCGGCGGCGGCTCCCTCCAGGGCTGGGCGGTGCCCACGGCCACCGACATCGCCTTCGCGCTCGCCGTCCTCGCGGTCATCGGCACGTCGCTGCCGAGCGCGCTGCGCGCCTTCCTGCTCACCCTCGCCGTCGTCGACGACCTGTTCGCGATCCTGATCATCGCGGTCTTCTTCACCGCCGACATCGACTTCGTGGCGCTCGCCGGGGCGGCCGTGGGCCTGGCCGTCTTCTGGCTGCTGCTGCGCAGGGGCGTGCGCGGCTGGTACGTCTACGTCCCGCTCGCGCTCGTCATCTGGGCGCTGATGTACAACAGCGGCGTCCACGCGACGATCGCCGGTGTCGCGATGGGCCTGATGCTGCGCTGCACCACCCGCGAGGACGAGAAGCACTCCCCCGGAGAGCACGTAGAACATCTCGTACGGCCGCTGTCGGCGGGCCTCGCGGTGCCGCTGTTCGCGTTGTTCAGCGCCGGAGTCGCCATCTCGGGCGGCGCGTTGGGCGACGTGTTCACCAAACCGGAGACCCTCGGCGTGGTCCTCGGACTCGTCGTCGGCAAGGCGGTCGGCATCTTCGGCGGGACCTGGCTGACGGCCCGTTTCACCCGGGCCTCGCTCAGCGACGACCTCGCCTGGCCGGACGTGTTCGCGGTCGCCTCGCTGGCCGGCATCGGCTTCACCGTGTCGCTGCTCATCGGGGAACTCGCCTTCGACGGCGACCAGATGCTCACCGACGAGGTCAAGGCGGCCGTCCTCGTCGGCTCCGTCGTCGCGGCCCTCGGCGCGACCGTGTTGCTCAAGCTGCGCAACGCCAGGTACCGCAGGATGTACGAGGACGAGGAGCGCGACGAGGACCTCGACGGCATCCCCGACATCTACGAGCAGGACGAGCCGTCGTACCACCTGCGCATGGCGGAGATCCACGAGCGCAAGGCCGCCGAGCACCGCAGGCTCGCCGAGGTGAAGGCCGCCGAGCGACGCGGGCTTGCCGAAGTGGCGGGCGGGGCAGGCGAGGACAACGACGGTCCGGCATGA
- a CDS encoding alpha/beta fold hydrolase: MTDPANPWAQPASVVRLDIPGGREVTHRDVAANGARFHIAEVGDGPLVLLLHGFPQFWWTWRHQLGALADAGFRAVAMDLRGVGGSDRTPRGYDPANLALDVTGVIRSLGEPDAALVGHDLGGYLAWTAAAMRPKLVRRLAVSSMPHPRRWRNAMLSDVRQSTASSYIWGFQRPWIPERQLLAEDAELVGKLIRDWSGASLPDDEAVEAYRRAMLIPSTAHCSIEPYRWMVRSMARPDGIQFNRRMKRPVRVPTLHLHGSLDPVLRTRSAAGSGEYVEAPYRWRLFDGLGHYPHEEDPVAFSTELVNWLKDPEPDR, encoded by the coding sequence ATGACGGACCCCGCCAATCCTTGGGCGCAACCTGCTTCGGTCGTACGGCTCGACATTCCCGGCGGGCGCGAGGTGACCCACCGGGATGTCGCGGCCAACGGCGCCCGCTTCCACATCGCGGAGGTGGGCGACGGACCGCTGGTGCTGCTGCTGCACGGCTTCCCCCAGTTCTGGTGGACCTGGCGGCACCAACTCGGCGCGCTGGCCGACGCCGGGTTCCGGGCCGTCGCCATGGACCTGCGGGGCGTCGGCGGCAGCGACCGCACCCCGCGCGGCTACGACCCCGCCAACCTCGCCCTCGACGTCACCGGCGTAATCCGCTCGCTCGGCGAACCGGACGCCGCGCTGGTCGGCCATGACCTGGGCGGCTATCTGGCGTGGACGGCGGCGGCGATGCGCCCCAAGCTGGTGCGCCGACTCGCCGTCTCCTCGATGCCGCACCCCCGGCGCTGGCGCAACGCGATGCTCTCCGACGTCAGGCAGTCGACGGCGAGTTCCTACATCTGGGGGTTCCAGCGCCCCTGGATCCCCGAGCGGCAACTCCTCGCCGAGGACGCCGAGTTGGTGGGCAAGCTGATCCGCGACTGGTCCGGCGCGAGCCTGCCGGACGACGAGGCGGTCGAGGCGTACCGGCGGGCGATGCTGATCCCGTCGACCGCGCACTGCTCGATCGAGCCGTACCGCTGGATGGTGCGGTCGATGGCGCGCCCGGACGGCATCCAGTTCAACCGGCGCATGAAGCGGCCGGTGCGGGTGCCGACCCTGCATCTGCACGGCTCGCTCGACCCGGTGCTGCGCACCCGCAGCGCCGCGGGCTCCGGGGAGTACGTCGAAGCGCCGTACCGCTGGCGGCTGTTCGACGGTCTCGGGCACTACCCGCACGAGGAGGACCCGGTGGCCTTCTCGACCGAACTGGTCAACTGGCTCAAGGATCCCGAACCGGATCGTTGA